TCCTCAAATTGTTCCAAGAAATAATGGTGAGTGGTGCCAAGGAAATGACGACGAGAATTACCATCAGCTTGATAGTAATCGACCAGGAAGGCGGGTGAAAAAATTTCATGAGAAATGACATAAAGATATTTTCCTGGTTGATATTAATGAACTCAGCCGTTTGATTTCATACGTGTTAAGATGGGGGATTTAGTATCAACTCTCCACTGTAACATAGGCCCTTTTCCATAGTAAATACATTTTCCTCTATAGCTGTTAGATTATCATCTATGGCAACTAGATTATTCTTTATTATAGTGGCGGTATTGATGGGGGCTGGTTATTTTTCTGATCAATCCGTTGATACCGAAATTGGAATTGATACGTCCGTCGAAAAAGTATGGAAGCTTTTGATTGGTTTTGATCATTACGGAAAATGGAATCCTTTCGTCATCAAACTAGACGGTACCGCAGCGGTAGGAAATCGACTGGCTGTTATACCAATTATATGCAGAAATGTTCTTTATCCGTTATATTGAACACCTATCAGGGTTCATTTCTCGTTTTTCTTGAGATACGGAAAACTCACTTGAGGTTCAAAGAGTTGGAGGCTTACGTTATGCCAACGTTAATAATGAACTTTGAGTTAGTATTACCGCCCAGCATAAGGAACACTTTTAAGTGTAATTGGTATACCAATTAACCGCCCGTTGGGGGGGAAATGGATTTCAATCTGACGTTGAAGGGGATCAAATCTCCGCAGGAGATGATTTGGACCAGCCAAATCTTTCTGCCAGGGGTGTTAGATGGAGAACACTACTTCAGGATCGAGAAAGTTACCGCAGAGAAGGTGATCTTCCGGCAAGGCGAACGTTATAGTGGGATTCTGTTATATCTTACCTGGCCGGTAATTAAATGAAGCGTTACTAAAAGTTTTACCGAAATGAATGAGGCACTTAAACGTAATGCCGAGTGTCAGGGGCCTGGCAATTGTACATAACCATCTTAGAGGCATACTCTGGGGTCGTGAGTTCCTTTTTACAGAATCTGGGGGTGTTACTTCGCTCAACCCCGGCTAATGGCTGGCGACTCTCCGGGTTGTAAAGCCGAGATGGTTTTCGGTCAGGCACTACATCGGTGTCAGAATTGGTGTACTCTCACTCCACCGTTCATTGCATTCCTTGAGCGTTGTCAGTCTCGACTACCATGCTGTAAGTGTTTATTAGTAACCGTTTAGTCCCTTTCTATCTCCCGCTTTTCCTCGCTTGAATGCTGGGATAAGGTTTGGAGGGGATTAGACGGTTTTGTTTTGCCAGAAATCCAATCGTTGGAGCGAAGAATGAGCAAGAAGTACGCAAAGAAAATAGTCTTAGCGTCGATGGCTGCTGTGCCCCTCGTCCTATCCGCTGCGGTTATCGACTCGTCTTCGTCAGAGACGACGGTCGGAACACCGGGGCTGCGCGTGGGTGATCCAAACTGTAACGAAGTTAAAGGTGGAGCCACGGTTACCGTAGGTGGGGCCTGGAGCGGAATGCCTGGCCCAGGGGCTACGTCGGCAACAGGACAAGCAGTGCCGAACATGATGAATAATAACCAGTCGATATCTGCCGCAGGCGGCACGGTGGGACAAGGCATTGCATCGGGAGGAGGCTCAGGAATGTGGACGGGAGGGTCGGGTAGCAGCCCCTGGGGAGGGATGCCCGGCACAGGAGGGGGAATGACGGGACAAGTTCAAGCCTCTGAAACAGGCACTGCCACGATGTCTACCTCCGGTGGAGGAAGTGGTGATTTCAGTATGAAGATGTCTGGTCAAGGTATGGGCAACCCCAACATGGGTATGGGTGGTCCCGGCGTGGGTATAGGTGGTCCTGGTATGGGCATGGGCAGCCCTGGTATGGGGTATGGTCCGATTGGTCGCGGAAACACCTCTGGCGAGAAAACGATCCAAGACCAATCCAGTGAAAAACCAGATAGTTCTGATACGGTTTCAGGTATGGGTGGCCCTGGCATGGGTATGGGTGGCCCTGGCATGGGTATGGGTGGCCCTGGCATGGGTATGGGTGGCCCTGGCATGGGTACGGGTGCCCCCGGTATGGGCATGGGTGGCCCTGGCATGGGTATGGGTGGCCCCGGTATGGGCATGGGTGGTCCCGGTATGGGCATGGGCGGTCCTGGTATGGGTTATGGTCCGCTTGGTGGTGGAAATGCCTCTGGTGGAAAAACGGGCCAAGATCAATCCAGTGAAAGAACTGATACCTCCAATGCGATGCCAGGAGTAGGTTCCGGTCCGAGAATGGAGGTCCCTGGTATGGGGATGGGTGGCCCTGGTATGAGTTATGGCCCATGGAGCCCACCAGGTATGGTACCTCCTGGTTCTATTGAGAATCGTTTAGAAAAAATCGAACAACGGTTGGATAATTTGATCCAACACCTCCAACAAAACGTTCCCCAAAAACAATAGCTGCAAATCTTTTGAGCCGGGTACCACACGCGTGGTACTCGGTCCCTATCGGGCGAAACTATTCTTTCATCCAGTGCCTTCTGTTCTCAATACCAATGGTTCGGGGCCGCAACTAATAGCCCTCTTCATCGCTCTTGGGTTGCATACCGCCTTACTCCTGGGAGTGGGGATACTGGTAGCAAAGCCGGTAATACTTACTACACCTTTATCGACGCTACAGGTAGTTGCGTTCCATAGGCGTTCACCCGGAGCGGATACCATCAAGGCTGGGGCACCCAAAGAATATAATCTTAAAAAACCATCGCCGTCCGAATCTCTGCCCACGGTACCTGTCCCGCTCCTGCAATCACCCCCCATAATTCGGAAATCGCAGCAGTCTGCGCCGCCAATATATCCAACACCTTCACCCTCATCCGCTTCGCCCAATGCCAAAAGGCGATTCAAACCTCATTTGGCCAAGCATTTTCCCCCTAAATTTTCTAATAATACGCGACCGGTGCGTAATACTCGTGCGCCATCCAATGATAAATCCGTCGTGTTACCCGCCCCAAACAACGAATTAGCAGCGCTCGGTCAGCAAACCGGAACAGCGATCTCCCCCAGCTTGGCGGAAGAACCGAGTAATCCGGTAGCCTATCGTAATAATCCTCCTCCGGTTTACCCACTGACGGCTCGGAATCGAGGAATAGAAGGGACCGTACTATTGGCGGTGGTTGTGGATGTAAGCGGTCTGCCTATTCAGGTAGAGATCAGAAAAAGTTCCGGTACTCTGATCCTGGATGATGCCGCGCGCAAGGCAGTGCAACATTGGCGTTTCGAACCAGCACGTCGGGCTGGTCAAACACTGATAGCGACGGTGGAGGTACCGATACGCTTCTACTTGGTCGATCCATAAAAGTAGATTCGATCCGGTCGTACTCACCTGCTCGCCGGGACGCTCGTCTTGGGTAGACTGCCGTGGGGATGTTACGCTAGCAGTGTTTGATTCAATTGACTGAAACAAAACCAGGTTAAAATGCCACCCCTTAATTCCACGTGTAACATAGGTAATATTATGAGAGCATTGCCCCTCTTTTCCATCTTCTCCTTGGCCTGGTTTGGTATCGCAACCCTGGCGCAGGCCGAAGTTACTGTGATGTCTCCCTGGGTACGCGAAGCTCCACCCACTGCGGAGATATCGGCCGCCTACATGATGCTACACAACGACGGTGATACCGATCAGGTGCTCCTGGAGGTGACAACTCCCTCCTTCAACCGGGTTGAGATCCATCAAACCACCATGCATGACGACATGGCCTCGATGGAGACTGAGGACAGTCTGTTGATCCCCGCACAAGATGGCGTGGCCCTGGTACCCGGCGGTTACCATCTGATGTTGATAGGGGTTAAAAAACCTCTCAAGGTGGGAGATACGGTAGACCTTTCCTTGCACTTCCAAGGTGGGGAGACTATCGAGGTACATGCACCGGTACATAAGGACACTGGAGAGACCATCGAGGCACATACACCGATACTCCCGTGAAAGACGCGAATTAAAATTCGCGGTGCGACTCTTGAATTAATGGGTTGAGTGAGCCGGGTAGGATGGGCAAACGATAAGGTCGTTTGCCCATCCTACCCGGCTGCCTCTGCGTAACTTTATGCTGGTGGCTTAACTAACCCAAGTTGCCATCTATTCAAAATTCGGGATCGCATCCAATCGTCCCCCCTCAATCCCCCCGTAAACGGGGGGAGGTCTGCGGCCTACTCCCTCCCCGTTTACGGGGAGGGCTGGGAGGGGGCAAGTAGGTGGCAGCTTGGGTTAACTAGGACCAGAAATATTAAGATGCCAGTGATATTGTTGTAACTGGTATCTGAATGTGGTGTTTCGGTAGATGGGCTTTTACTTTTTCCTACTTGAGAAAGAATCCATGGACAAACGTTTGCTTGATATCCTCGTCTGCCCCATTTGCAAGGGGCCTCTTCTCTATCGTCGGGAGGTGCGTGAATTGATCTGCAAGGCTGATCGCTTGGCCTATCCGATTCGCGATGACATCCCAGTGATGCTGGAGGACCAAGCGCGTCGCTTGGGAGAAGAGGAGGATGTGTAGCGTGGATTTCGTAGTCATCATCCCCGCTCGCTACGCCTCTACCCGTTTACCGGGTAAGCCGTTGCTCGAGATCGCGGGCAAGCCGATGGTGCGCCATGTCCATGAATGTGCTGTGGCGAGTGGGGCGGGGCGGGTGGTCGTAGCTACCGACGATGAGCGTATTTACCACGCTGCCACAGGCTTTGGCGCCGAGGTGGTGATGACGAGTGCCCACCATCGCTCAGGCACCGAGCGGCTTTCGGAGGTCGTCGATCATCTGCAACTGTCGGATAGCACCGTGGTTGTGAACCTACAGGGAGACGAGCCGCTTATGCCAGCGTCCTTGGTCTGCCAGGTAGCTACGGTGTTACATCATCATTCCGCAGCAGCGGTGGCAACCCTGAGCACTCCTCTGGAGGGTATTGCCGAAATTTTTGACCCTCACGTAGTGAAAGTGGTACGCGATGCCCAGGGTTATGCCCTGTACTTTAGTCGTGCCCCCATTCCTTGGAATCGGGATGACTTTACGTTTTGGATAAACGGAGCAATATCTCCCCCCGTTGCCCCCATTCCGACGCAAAAACAAGAGCCTCGGGAGCAATATCGGGGGATGTATCAACGCCATATTGGTCTTTATGCTTACCGTGCGGGTTTTATCCGTGAGTATCCAACACTTCCTCCTTCTTCCTTGGAACAGATTGAATCCTTGGAGCAGCTTCGTGTTCTTTACCACGGCCGACGTATTTATGTCGATGAGGCGACTGCTCTTCCAGGTCCAGGGGTGGATATCCCTGCTGATCTAGATCGCGTGAGGACGTTGCTATCCCAATAATTTTACTCTCCACGGAGACTGCGTTATCTGCTTAGTGGTTCGAATAACATAATGGAGTTGATTATGGTTAGCAACATATTACTTGAGCGACGCGAGTTATTAAAAAAGGTAGCAACGGTTGGATTAGTACATAGTTGCGGAATGTTGGGCATGGTCCAACAGGTTCTTGCCGAGAATACTGTTAATCAAGGGATTGTCTCTGCTTCAGGCGAAGTGACCGTGAATGATCGTCAGGTGCATAAAGGGACGGTGATCAAACCCGGGCAGATTGTAAAAACCGGAGAGAATGCGGAGGTCATCTACGTTATTGGTGCGAATGCCTTCTTGCAGCACGGCACTACCGAGGTGCATTTCGGAACTAACGCCATCAGAAATTTTATGCGCGTTGTGACTGGCCGACTCCTTTCCGTATTTGGCAATGGTCCTAAGCGAATCCTAGTACCAAATGCCTCTCTGGGAATACGTGGCACGGCGTGTCACATAGGTGTGGAAGTGGACAGAACCTATTTATGTCTATGCTACGGTGAACTAGATCTTATGTTACCCACCTCCCAGAAAGAACCCATCTCACTAAAATCATCGCACCACGATCATGCTCTCTATGTCCCGTCGCACAGAAATGAGACGATCCAGCCCACGTTAATGCAAGATCATGCGGATAGCGAGTTGAAATTATTGGAGGCATTGGTGGGGCGGTTACCTACATTCATGAAGGGCTGAGCTATGACGATTTCTTCAATGAAACGATCGTCTACCGCTTGTATATTTTCCGCATTTTATCTACACTGCGGACTTGCCAGGGGGGGCTAGATCAAGGATTTTTGTAGAATACCGCGTATGTCCAGCCAACATCCCAAAAATCGTTTCACCATTAGGAAATACCTACCCATGAAGAAATCATTGCTTGCCTTACTTTTGGTCCTTCCCGTCCACGCCTATGCGTTTGACTATCTGAAATTCGCCGTGGAGGATACCCTGAAGTGTTCTCATCCCACTGTGGATCTCAAAACGGCTAAGGCTGAGATCGTTAATAGTCCGAGTCGGCAAGGAGATAAGGAAACCGCCCGGATCAAGGTTTTCTACAAGGGCATGATTAGGTCTAATTCTA
The sequence above is drawn from the Gammaproteobacteria bacterium genome and encodes:
- a CDS encoding hypothetical protein (Evidence 5 : Unknown function), which gives rise to MATRLFFIIVAVLMGAGYFSDQSVDTEIGIDTSVEKVWKLLIGFDHYGKWNPFVIKLDGTAAVGNRLAVIPIICRNVLYPLY
- a CDS encoding hypothetical protein (Evidence 5 : Unknown function); this translates as MDFNLTLKGIKSPQEMIWTSQIFLPGVLDGEHYFRIEKVTAEKVIFRQGERYSGILLYLTWPVIK
- a CDS encoding exported hypothetical protein (Evidence 5 : Unknown function), producing the protein MSKKYAKKIVLASMAAVPLVLSAAVIDSSSSETTVGTPGLRVGDPNCNEVKGGATVTVGGAWSGMPGPGATSATGQAVPNMMNNNQSISAAGGTVGQGIASGGGSGMWTGGSGSSPWGGMPGTGGGMTGQVQASETGTATMSTSGGGSGDFSMKMSGQGMGNPNMGMGGPGVGIGGPGMGMGSPGMGYGPIGRGNTSGEKTIQDQSSEKPDSSDTVSGMGGPGMGMGGPGMGMGGPGMGMGGPGMGTGAPGMGMGGPGMGMGGPGMGMGGPGMGMGGPGMGYGPLGGGNASGGKTGQDQSSERTDTSNAMPGVGSGPRMEVPGMGMGGPGMSYGPWSPPGMVPPGSIENRLEKIEQRLDNLIQHLQQNVPQKQ
- a CDS encoding periplasmic protein TonB, translating into MVLGPYRAKLFFHPVPSVLNTNGSGPQLIALFIALGLHTALLLGVGILVAKPVILTTPLSTLQVVAFHRRSPGADTIKAGAPKEYNLKKPSPSESLPTVPVPLLQSPPIIRKSQQSAPPIYPTPSPSSASPNAKRRFKPHLAKHFPPKFSNNTRPVRNTRAPSNDKSVVLPAPNNELAALGQQTGTAISPSLAEEPSNPVAYRNNPPPVYPLTARNRGIEGTVLLAVVVDVSGLPIQVEIRKSSGTLILDDAARKAVQHWRFEPARRAGQTLIATVEVPIRFYLVDP
- a CDS encoding periplasmic copper chaperone A; this translates as MRALPLFSIFSLAWFGIATLAQAEVTVMSPWVREAPPTAEISAAYMMLHNDGDTDQVLLEVTTPSFNRVEIHQTTMHDDMASMETEDSLLIPAQDGVALVPGGYHLMLIGVKKPLKVGDTVDLSLHFQGGETIEVHAPVHKDTGETIEAHTPILP
- the ycaR gene encoding UPF0434 family protein YcaR, coding for MGFYFFLLEKESMDKRLLDILVCPICKGPLLYRREVRELICKADRLAYPIRDDIPVMLEDQARRLGEEEDV
- the kdsB gene encoding 3-deoxy-manno-octulosonate cytidylyltransferase encodes the protein MCSVDFVVIIPARYASTRLPGKPLLEIAGKPMVRHVHECAVASGAGRVVVATDDERIYHAATGFGAEVVMTSAHHRSGTERLSEVVDHLQLSDSTVVVNLQGDEPLMPASLVCQVATVLHHHSAAAVATLSTPLEGIAEIFDPHVVKVVRDAQGYALYFSRAPIPWNRDDFTFWINGAISPPVAPIPTQKQEPREQYRGMYQRHIGLYAYRAGFIREYPTLPPSSLEQIESLEQLRVLYHGRRIYVDEATALPGPGVDIPADLDRVRTLLSQ
- a CDS encoding conserved hypothetical protein (Evidence 4 : Unknown function but conserved in other organisms) encodes the protein MVSNILLERRELLKKVATVGLVHSCGMLGMVQQVLAENTVNQGIVSASGEVTVNDRQVHKGTVIKPGQIVKTGENAEVIYVIGANAFLQHGTTEVHFGTNAIRNFMRVVTGRLLSVFGNGPKRILVPNASLGIRGTACHIGVEVDRTYLCLCYGELDLMLPTSQKEPISLKSSHHDHALYVPSHRNETIQPTLMQDHADSELKLLEALVGRLPTFMKG
- a CDS encoding hypothetical protein (Evidence 5 : Unknown function) encodes the protein MSSQHPKNRFTIRKYLPMKKSLLALLLVLPVHAYAFDYLKFAVEDTLKCSHPTVDLKTAKAEIVNSPSRQGDKETARIKVFYKGMIRSNSMTVEYTIMDASTRMIQAKILEDSSGTPAKECSYFKGWQELKGQ